A portion of the uncultured Draconibacterium sp. genome contains these proteins:
- a CDS encoding GH92 family glycosyl hydrolase, with the protein MKYFLMFCLGAILFSCTSKVSTQSTTTTPTKLVDLVNPLMGTDSEFKLSNGNTYPAIARPWGMNFWTPQTGRMGDGWGYTYDSYKIQGFKQTHQPSPWINDYAAFSLMPVTGELKFKGEERASWFSHKAEVAQPHYYKVYLADYDVTTEFTPTDRAVSFRFTFPENDESYILLDAFDGGSMVKIIPEERKIIGYCQNNHGGVPANFKNYFVAVFDKDFEVVKTWKDENLQESAEAQSFHVGGIVGFKTQKGEEVNVKLSSSFISAEQAELNLSREIGNKSFEAIKAEGEQIWEKELGRIKVEGGSEAEQKTFYSCLYRTLLFPRKFYEFDADNNIVHYSPYNGEVLPGYMFTDNGFWDTFRAVFPFFTLMYPDLNSQIMEGLVNTYKESGWLPEWASPGHRGCMIGSNSASLIADSYLKGIRGYDIETLYEAMIKNTKGHMETVESVGRFGAEYYNKLGYVPYNVGINENTARTLEYAYADYCIWKLAQELGKPQEEIDLFKQRARNFHNVYDAESKLMRGKNEDGTFQSPFSPYKWGDAFTEGNSWHYTWSVFQDIEGLKQLMGGNDEFVAMLDSVFVVPPIFDDSYYGGTIHEIREMQIAGMGNYAHGNQPIQHMIYLYNYSDQPWKTQAHVREVLTKLYSYQADGYCGDEDNGQTSAWYVFSSMGFYPVCPGTDEYVLGSPLFNKITVTLENGNEFVIDATNNSKENVYVNDVKLNGESYNKNFLKHATIQNGGEVVFDMANKPNKTRGTETSSFPYSMTFDEE; encoded by the coding sequence ATGAAGTATTTTTTAATGTTTTGCCTTGGCGCAATTCTATTTAGCTGCACTTCAAAAGTCAGCACTCAATCAACAACAACCACGCCCACTAAGCTGGTGGATTTAGTAAACCCGCTAATGGGTACCGATTCGGAATTTAAACTTTCGAACGGAAACACCTACCCTGCCATTGCACGTCCGTGGGGAATGAATTTTTGGACACCGCAAACCGGACGCATGGGCGACGGATGGGGTTACACTTACGATTCGTACAAAATTCAGGGATTTAAACAAACACATCAGCCAAGTCCGTGGATTAACGATTACGCGGCATTTTCGCTGATGCCGGTTACCGGAGAACTAAAATTTAAAGGAGAAGAACGTGCATCGTGGTTTTCGCACAAAGCAGAAGTGGCGCAGCCGCACTACTACAAAGTATACCTGGCCGATTACGATGTAACTACCGAGTTTACTCCAACCGACCGCGCAGTGTCGTTCCGTTTTACATTTCCGGAGAACGACGAATCTTACATTCTTTTGGATGCTTTCGATGGCGGATCGATGGTGAAGATCATTCCTGAAGAACGCAAAATTATTGGGTACTGCCAGAACAATCACGGCGGTGTGCCTGCTAACTTCAAAAATTATTTTGTAGCCGTTTTCGACAAAGATTTTGAGGTGGTAAAAACCTGGAAAGACGAAAACCTACAGGAATCTGCTGAAGCCCAAAGTTTCCACGTTGGTGGTATTGTTGGTTTCAAAACCCAAAAAGGTGAAGAAGTAAATGTAAAACTGTCCTCATCTTTTATCAGTGCCGAACAGGCCGAATTGAATTTAAGCAGAGAGATTGGCAATAAATCGTTTGAAGCAATTAAAGCTGAAGGCGAGCAAATCTGGGAAAAAGAACTGGGCCGGATTAAAGTGGAAGGTGGCAGCGAAGCCGAACAAAAAACATTTTACTCGTGTTTGTACCGCACTTTGCTTTTCCCTCGTAAATTTTACGAATTTGATGCCGATAACAATATTGTTCATTACAGTCCGTACAACGGCGAGGTACTACCTGGTTACATGTTTACCGACAACGGTTTCTGGGACACTTTCCGTGCAGTATTCCCGTTCTTTACACTGATGTATCCTGACCTCAACAGCCAAATCATGGAAGGGCTTGTAAATACCTACAAAGAAAGTGGCTGGCTGCCGGAATGGGCAAGTCCGGGTCACCGTGGATGTATGATCGGTTCTAACTCTGCATCGCTGATTGCCGATTCGTACTTGAAAGGAATTCGCGGTTACGACATTGAAACCCTGTACGAAGCTATGATTAAAAATACCAAAGGCCACATGGAAACCGTTGAGTCGGTTGGCCGTTTTGGCGCCGAATATTACAACAAACTGGGTTACGTACCTTATAATGTTGGTATTAATGAAAATACAGCCCGCACGCTGGAATATGCTTATGCCGATTACTGTATCTGGAAACTGGCGCAGGAACTGGGAAAACCTCAGGAAGAGATTGATCTGTTTAAACAACGTGCCCGCAATTTCCACAATGTATACGATGCGGAAAGCAAGTTAATGCGCGGTAAAAACGAAGATGGTACTTTTCAGTCGCCATTCAGCCCGTACAAATGGGGTGATGCATTTACAGAAGGAAACAGCTGGCACTACACGTGGAGCGTTTTCCAGGACATTGAAGGTCTGAAACAACTGATGGGCGGAAACGATGAATTTGTTGCTATGCTCGACTCAGTGTTTGTTGTTCCACCTATTTTCGACGATTCGTATTATGGTGGTACGATCCATGAGATTCGTGAAATGCAGATTGCCGGAATGGGTAACTATGCTCACGGTAACCAGCCTATTCAGCACATGATTTACCTGTACAATTATTCCGATCAGCCTTGGAAAACACAGGCGCATGTTCGCGAAGTATTGACAAAATTGTACTCGTACCAGGCTGATGGTTATTGTGGTGATGAAGACAACGGACAGACTTCTGCATGGTATGTTTTCAGCTCAATGGGATTCTATCCGGTTTGTCCGGGAACAGATGAGTATGTATTGGGATCACCGCTGTTCAATAAGATTACTGTTACTTTGGAGAACGGCAATGAGTTTGTAATCGACGCAACAAACAACTCGAAGGAAAACGTTTATGTAAACGATGTGAAACTTAACGGCGAGTCGTACAATAAAAACTTCCTGAAACACGCTACTATTCAAAATGGAGGTGAGGTTGTTTTTGATATGGCCAACAAGCCAAACAAAACACGAGGCACGGAAACAAGTAGTTTCCCCTACTCTATGACTTTTGACGAAGAATAA
- a CDS encoding GH92 family glycosyl hydrolase — MNRIIFAANAFLALFVFSCSQAPKSEDFSAYVDPYIGSDYHGHVFVGANVPFGAVQLGPNNAQETWDWCSGYHYSDSVLIGFAHTHLSGTGIGDLGDLLFMPVSDEFNYTATNEAYPWSALYTHDDEQVSPGFYSINIEKYNVQAELTATERVGFQKYNFNAPGNSKLIIDLAYGTGWDNLTKADLQQEDDHSISGLRYSTGWATDQKVYFHTEFSKAIKSLQLLRQNDKGINTVQLEFEGNGELLVKTAISPVSADGAKNNLNAELAQWDFEATKIQAREKWNTELGKIKIESTDTSNKTIFYTALYHTMIAPSLFDDANGDYRGADGKNYTDPGYDTYTTFSLWDTYRAAHPLFTLVHQDRVDDIVNTLLAIYDQQGKLPVWHLHGNETNTMVGNHAIPVIADALLKGYTGFDAEKAFEAVKSTMLMDERGLNFIKEKGYIPADSTVESVAMALEYAIDDWCVAAMAKRLGKAEDFELFAKRAKYYENYFNKETGFMRGRMADGSWRTPFNPVHSEHRADDYCEGNAWQYTWLVPQDINGLINLFGSETAFSEKLDELFTTEETLNEGASNDISGLIGMYAHGNEPGHHVPYMYAFAGQQWKTAERVNFINNEMYTDQPDGLCGNEDCGQMSAWYVFSSMGFYPVNPANGVYVFGSPLFESATIVLPGDKTFQVKAKNLNKTNIYIDSVTLNGEPYTKSYITHADVVKGGVLEFTMAAKPNKEFGQAADSRPKSGYE; from the coding sequence ATGAACCGAATTATTTTTGCAGCTAATGCATTTTTGGCACTCTTCGTATTCTCGTGCTCTCAGGCACCTAAATCTGAAGATTTCTCAGCTTATGTAGATCCGTATATCGGCAGCGATTACCACGGACATGTTTTTGTAGGAGCCAACGTTCCTTTTGGTGCTGTTCAGCTCGGGCCGAACAATGCGCAGGAAACCTGGGACTGGTGCTCGGGCTATCATTATTCCGATTCGGTTCTGATAGGTTTTGCACACACACATTTAAGCGGAACAGGTATTGGCGATCTGGGCGATTTGCTTTTTATGCCCGTTTCCGATGAGTTTAATTACACAGCTACAAACGAAGCTTACCCCTGGAGTGCACTTTACACACACGATGACGAACAGGTCAGCCCTGGCTTTTACTCCATTAACATCGAGAAATACAATGTTCAGGCGGAACTAACTGCCACAGAACGTGTAGGATTTCAGAAATACAATTTTAACGCTCCCGGCAATTCAAAACTAATTATCGACCTTGCCTACGGAACAGGTTGGGACAACCTCACCAAAGCCGATCTTCAGCAGGAAGACGACCACAGCATTAGTGGATTACGTTATTCCACAGGATGGGCAACCGACCAAAAAGTATACTTCCACACCGAATTTTCAAAAGCGATAAAATCGCTGCAACTATTACGCCAAAACGACAAAGGAATAAACACCGTTCAACTTGAATTTGAAGGAAACGGCGAACTACTTGTTAAAACGGCTATCTCACCGGTTAGTGCCGATGGCGCTAAAAACAACCTAAATGCCGAACTCGCCCAATGGGATTTTGAAGCGACAAAAATTCAAGCCCGCGAAAAATGGAATACAGAATTGGGCAAAATAAAAATTGAAAGTACCGACACATCAAATAAAACCATATTTTACACGGCATTGTACCACACCATGATCGCGCCATCGTTATTCGACGATGCCAATGGCGATTACCGCGGTGCTGATGGTAAAAATTACACTGATCCGGGTTACGATACCTACACCACATTTTCGTTGTGGGATACGTATCGTGCAGCACATCCGCTGTTTACACTGGTTCACCAGGATCGTGTAGACGATATAGTAAATACATTGCTTGCCATATACGACCAGCAGGGTAAACTTCCGGTATGGCATTTACACGGCAACGAAACCAACACCATGGTGGGCAACCACGCCATTCCGGTAATTGCCGATGCATTGTTGAAAGGATACACCGGTTTTGATGCCGAAAAAGCATTTGAAGCCGTAAAATCGACCATGCTGATGGACGAGCGCGGATTGAACTTTATAAAAGAAAAAGGTTATATCCCTGCAGATTCAACTGTTGAATCGGTTGCAATGGCGCTTGAATATGCCATCGACGACTGGTGCGTGGCAGCTATGGCAAAGAGACTGGGAAAAGCCGAAGACTTTGAATTATTTGCCAAACGAGCAAAATACTACGAAAACTATTTTAACAAGGAAACCGGTTTTATGCGCGGACGAATGGCTGACGGAAGCTGGCGTACACCATTTAATCCAGTACATTCGGAGCATCGTGCCGATGATTATTGCGAAGGAAATGCCTGGCAGTATACCTGGTTGGTTCCTCAGGATATAAATGGGTTGATCAATCTTTTCGGCAGTGAAACAGCTTTTTCAGAAAAACTGGATGAACTATTTACAACCGAAGAAACATTAAACGAAGGTGCATCAAACGACATTTCAGGATTGATTGGAATGTATGCCCACGGAAATGAGCCGGGACATCACGTGCCATACATGTACGCTTTTGCAGGCCAGCAATGGAAAACTGCAGAACGTGTCAACTTCATTAACAACGAAATGTACACCGACCAACCCGACGGGCTTTGTGGAAACGAAGACTGCGGACAAATGTCGGCATGGTACGTATTCTCGTCAATGGGCTTCTACCCTGTTAATCCGGCTAACGGTGTTTATGTTTTTGGTAGTCCGTTGTTTGAGTCGGCCACCATAGTTTTACCGGGCGACAAAACATTTCAGGTAAAAGCTAAAAATCTGAACAAGACAAATATCTATATCGATTCGGTTACCCTGAATGGCGAGCCATACACGAAAAGCTACATCACACATGCTGATGTTGTTAAAGGTGGCGTACTGGAATTTACGATGGCTGCAAAACCAAATAAAGAATTTGGTCAGGCCGCGGACAGCCGGCCGAAATCGGGCTACGAATAG
- a CDS encoding SusD/RagB family nutrient-binding outer membrane lipoprotein, with protein sequence MKKILFLFIVALLAGACTDEFEEANTNPYQISDSSLEQNFNHVGAYFPSMLSNIFGHQIEENLVAESFCDYMATPTPFVGGVNNTTYYIRWNTYWNRIYGSIMAPSRQVIQIAEDGGYDVFVKWAELIQILGLSRLTTYHGPLIYSEYGSTESTINYDSEQELYNAWFAKLDEIQATFSANADYTGMQSFDASYGGDVSQWMKLVNSMRLRLAIRISKVAPALAKTEGEKAIADPAGLIVENGDNLNISLYGSKLYLAVICFEWNDTRMSAGMESFLVGLKDPRIETYFQPATNASLVADHPEVPYKGIRNGASLVAKDDHTGCSMINESFRSITERSYLTAAEVNFDLAEAALRGWEGAGDAAAYYEAGIRASFAEWGAGGVDAYLADATSTPIDYNDAAYSGDVNDFVSRSTVTVAWDEAATNEEKLEKIITQKWIAGFTNPNEPWADFRRTGYPKLPLVYQNSSSSDWGVIPNDEWIKRMPFVDAERTGNSEAVANAVATMKGDDLISTRLWWDTGNSNF encoded by the coding sequence ATGAAAAAAATATTATTCCTATTTATAGTAGCCCTCTTGGCCGGTGCATGTACCGATGAGTTTGAAGAGGCAAACACGAATCCGTATCAAATCAGCGATTCGTCACTGGAACAGAACTTTAACCACGTTGGAGCGTATTTCCCTTCAATGTTGAGCAATATTTTCGGTCACCAGATCGAAGAGAACCTGGTAGCAGAATCATTCTGCGATTATATGGCAACTCCAACTCCTTTTGTTGGCGGTGTAAACAACACCACTTACTACATTCGTTGGAACACTTACTGGAACCGTATTTACGGTAGCATTATGGCTCCATCGCGTCAGGTAATTCAAATTGCCGAAGATGGCGGTTACGATGTATTTGTAAAATGGGCCGAGTTGATCCAGATTTTAGGATTGTCGCGCCTGACTACTTACCACGGTCCACTTATTTATTCAGAGTATGGTTCAACTGAATCAACTATCAACTACGATAGCGAACAAGAATTATACAACGCATGGTTTGCAAAATTAGATGAAATTCAGGCTACCTTTTCTGCAAATGCCGATTACACAGGTATGCAAAGTTTTGATGCCAGCTATGGCGGTGATGTTAGCCAGTGGATGAAACTGGTAAACTCAATGCGTTTGCGTTTGGCTATTCGTATTTCGAAAGTTGCTCCTGCTTTGGCAAAAACCGAAGGAGAAAAAGCAATCGCTGATCCTGCCGGTTTGATCGTTGAAAACGGAGATAACCTGAATATTTCGTTATACGGAAGTAAATTATACCTGGCGGTTATCTGTTTCGAATGGAACGACACACGTATGTCGGCCGGAATGGAGTCTTTCCTTGTTGGTTTAAAAGACCCACGTATCGAAACATATTTCCAGCCTGCAACAAATGCGTCATTGGTTGCTGATCACCCTGAAGTACCATACAAAGGTATTCGTAACGGTGCATCGTTGGTTGCCAAAGACGACCACACCGGTTGTTCAATGATCAACGAAAGCTTCCGCTCAATTACTGAAAGAAGCTACCTTACTGCTGCCGAAGTTAACTTCGACCTTGCCGAAGCTGCATTACGTGGCTGGGAAGGTGCAGGCGATGCCGCTGCCTATTACGAAGCAGGTATTCGTGCTTCATTTGCCGAATGGGGAGCAGGTGGCGTTGATGCATACCTGGCGGATGCAACAAGCACTCCTATCGATTACAACGATGCTGCTTATTCTGGTGATGTTAACGACTTTGTTTCTCGCTCAACAGTAACTGTTGCTTGGGACGAAGCTGCGACAAACGAAGAAAAACTGGAAAAAATTATTACTCAAAAATGGATCGCAGGATTTACAAATCCTAACGAGCCTTGGGCTGATTTCCGCAGAACAGGATATCCAAAACTTCCTTTGGTTTACCAAAACAGCAGTAGCTCTGACTGGGGTGTAATTCCTAATGATGAGTGGATCAAACGTATGCCATTTGTTGATGCAGAACGCACCGGTAACAGCGAAGCTGTAGCCAACGCAGTAGCAACAATGAAAGGTGATGACTTAATAAGTACCCGCTTGTGGTGGGATACAGGAAATTCAAATTTCTAG
- a CDS encoding SusC/RagA family TonB-linked outer membrane protein: MENCFSAISQLTKRLSISKFAVAFIFIFSGFAALAQQGELKGKVTEGTDAPLPGVTVMVKGTSNGTITNFDGEYTLTDVKEGDVVVFSFIGMLTQEIAYTGQANLNVNMETDTQNLDEVVVTALGIQRDKKTLTYSSQQVSGDEMMKARDMNFMNSLSGKTAGLEIKKSVSGAGGSTKTVLRGNHSLSQSSDPLYVIDGVPMVNRKGEQSGMWGGTDEGDGLSQINPDDIESISILKGANAAILYGSQGANGVVIINTKKGKEGKTSVSFNSSTTFESITETPDLQFTYGSEGGAKESWSYTKGDYASDYVDDFFQTGFNLVNSLSISGGNDKTTAYFSYGNTTAEGVIPNNEYQKNNVTFQQSTKLLEDKLKVSSNVMLVSEKSKNRYTAGYYLNPLTGLYFFPRDRNFADYKENYQVFDEGSNMYTQNWFISDHHQSNPYWLINNQPKEDITKRAIASLTLEYDITDHLKFQARGSYDYSSKSYEQKFYAGGNSTNISATGRWSYKKFEDKMLYTDGIFTYQNNFGDISVSGVLGASYQHGTYGDGVQVDNGTNNLLYANEFYFDNLPTNVQVHSTYAGEIIKQGVFGNVQLGYKDMLFLDVAGRNDWSSSLAGTGNESYFYPSVGLSGIVTEMIDAPEFLSFWKLRTSYSTVANEVPFNVVNPMHSINSGGGVDRNTQQPFSNLKPEMIRSFEIGTDLRLFEGRAGLDFTYYNINSQDQFITLDAPSGSGYTYYYINAGEVVNKGIEITLTGNLIDKGDFAWNTNINFSRNKNEIVELVPEFEGKRISYGSSEGYTTYIVAGGSFGDLYGYKFRRNDAGQIMLDEESGAPLRTAEREYLGNLEPKFSMGWNNSFDYKQFSLSFLVNAKIGGKAFSQTEAMLDGYGVSQRSADARDAGGVAIDGIQGTTAVTSVDPKTYYTTVGDRNGIAEAYVYDRTNIRLSQLALSYDLDVRKLGLPLQAASFSVVGQNLFFFYKKAPFDPELTMSTDMNSQSLDNFNVPATRTYGFNLKVTF; encoded by the coding sequence ATGGAAAATTGTTTTTCAGCGATTAGCCAGCTAACCAAAAGGCTATCGATCTCAAAATTTGCTGTTGCTTTTATTTTCATTTTCTCGGGCTTTGCCGCATTGGCGCAGCAGGGAGAATTGAAAGGTAAAGTAACGGAGGGAACTGATGCACCACTACCGGGTGTGACTGTTATGGTAAAAGGTACTTCAAACGGTACCATTACTAATTTTGATGGAGAATACACACTTACAGATGTAAAAGAAGGTGACGTAGTGGTATTCAGCTTTATCGGTATGTTAACGCAGGAAATTGCGTACACCGGTCAAGCCAATTTAAATGTAAACATGGAGACCGACACTCAAAACCTGGACGAGGTTGTGGTAACGGCTCTGGGTATTCAGCGCGACAAGAAAACGCTGACTTACTCATCACAACAAGTTTCGGGCGACGAAATGATGAAAGCCCGTGACATGAACTTCATGAACAGTTTGAGTGGAAAAACTGCAGGTCTTGAAATTAAGAAAAGTGTTTCAGGAGCAGGTGGTTCTACTAAAACCGTTTTAAGAGGTAATCACTCGTTAAGCCAGTCGAGCGACCCGCTTTACGTAATCGACGGTGTGCCGATGGTAAACCGTAAAGGTGAGCAATCAGGTATGTGGGGAGGAACTGACGAAGGTGACGGTCTTTCACAAATCAACCCTGACGACATTGAAAGCATCAGCATTTTGAAAGGTGCAAACGCTGCTATTTTATACGGTAGCCAGGGAGCAAACGGTGTTGTTATCATCAATACCAAAAAAGGTAAAGAAGGTAAAACATCTGTTAGCTTCAACTCAAGCACAACTTTCGAAAGTATTACTGAAACTCCTGACCTGCAATTCACTTACGGCAGCGAAGGTGGTGCAAAAGAAAGCTGGTCGTACACAAAAGGTGATTATGCAAGCGATTACGTTGACGATTTCTTTCAAACTGGTTTTAACCTGGTAAACTCGCTGTCGATTAGCGGAGGAAACGACAAAACTACAGCTTACTTCTCGTACGGAAATACAACGGCTGAAGGTGTTATTCCAAATAACGAATACCAGAAAAACAACGTTACTTTCCAGCAGTCGACTAAATTATTGGAAGATAAACTGAAAGTGAGCTCAAACGTAATGTTGGTTTCGGAAAAATCGAAAAACCGTTACACTGCAGGTTATTACCTGAACCCGCTAACCGGTTTATATTTCTTTCCTCGCGACAGAAACTTTGCCGATTACAAAGAAAATTACCAGGTTTTTGACGAAGGAAGTAACATGTATACTCAAAACTGGTTTATTTCCGATCACCACCAGTCGAACCCATACTGGCTCATCAACAACCAACCAAAAGAAGACATTACTAAACGTGCAATTGCAAGTTTAACACTCGAATACGATATTACTGATCACCTGAAATTTCAGGCTCGTGGTAGCTACGACTACTCAAGCAAATCATACGAACAAAAATTCTACGCAGGTGGTAACAGCACCAACATTTCGGCAACAGGTCGTTGGAGCTACAAAAAATTCGAAGATAAAATGCTTTACACCGATGGTATTTTCACTTACCAAAACAATTTCGGTGATATTAGTGTAAGCGGCGTTTTAGGTGCCAGCTACCAACACGGTACTTACGGCGACGGAGTACAGGTTGACAACGGTACAAACAACCTGTTGTATGCTAACGAATTTTATTTCGACAACTTGCCAACCAATGTTCAGGTGCACTCAACCTACGCAGGCGAAATTATTAAACAAGGTGTTTTCGGTAACGTTCAGTTAGGTTACAAAGACATGCTTTTCCTTGATGTAGCAGGTCGTAACGACTGGTCTTCATCATTAGCCGGAACAGGTAACGAATCATATTTTTACCCATCAGTTGGTTTGTCAGGTATTGTTACTGAAATGATTGATGCTCCTGAATTCCTGAGCTTCTGGAAATTGAGAACATCATACAGTACTGTTGCCAACGAAGTACCATTTAACGTGGTAAATCCTATGCACTCTATTAACTCGGGTGGCGGTGTTGACCGTAACACACAGCAGCCATTCTCGAACCTGAAACCTGAAATGATCAGAAGTTTTGAGATTGGTACCGATCTTCGTTTATTCGAAGGCCGTGCAGGACTTGATTTCACTTACTACAACATCAACAGTCAGGATCAATTCATCACACTTGATGCTCCATCCGGTTCGGGTTATACTTACTATTACATCAACGCCGGTGAAGTTGTGAACAAAGGTATTGAGATTACTTTAACAGGTAACCTTATCGACAAAGGTGATTTTGCATGGAACACCAACATCAACTTCTCGCGTAACAAAAACGAGATTGTAGAATTGGTTCCTGAATTTGAAGGAAAACGGATTTCGTATGGTAGCTCAGAAGGTTACACTACTTACATTGTTGCCGGTGGTTCGTTTGGCGATCTTTACGGATACAAATTCAGAAGAAACGATGCAGGTCAGATTATGTTAGACGAAGAAAGCGGTGCTCCGTTGAGAACTGCCGAAAGAGAATATTTGGGTAACCTTGAACCTAAATTCAGCATGGGTTGGAACAACAGTTTCGATTACAAACAATTCTCATTGAGTTTCCTTGTAAATGCAAAAATTGGCGGAAAAGCTTTCAGCCAAACAGAAGCTATGTTAGACGGATACGGTGTTAGCCAACGCAGTGCCGATGCACGCGATGCAGGTGGTGTTGCAATCGATGGTATTCAGGGAACAACAGCAGTTACTTCGGTTGATCCGAAAACATACTATACAACAGTTGGAGACCGTAACGGTATTGCAGAAGCATACGTTTACGACCGTACAAACATTCGTTTGAGCCAGCTTGCACTTTCATACGATTTAGATGTTCGCAAATTGGGTCTTCCATTGCAAGCAGCATCTTTCTCGGTAGTTGGACAAAACCTGTTCTTCTTCTACAAAAAGGCTCCTTTCGATCCGGAACTGACAATGAGTACAGACATGAACTCACAGTCGCTTGACAACTTCAACGTACCGGCTACAAGAACCTATGGTTTCAACTTAAAAGTAACATTCTAA